In a single window of the Salvelinus namaycush isolate Seneca chromosome 6, SaNama_1.0, whole genome shotgun sequence genome:
- the LOC120050071 gene encoding DNA/RNA-binding protein KIN17-like: MGKEGFLSPKAIGNRIKAKGLQKLRWYCQMCQKQCRDENGFKCHCMSESHQRQLLLASEDPNKIMDNFSQEFKNDFIELIKRRFGTKRVQNNIVYNEYINDREHVHMNSTQWETLTEFTKWLGKEGFCKVDETPKGWYIQYIDRDPETIRRQEELERKKKQDLDDQERSAKFIEEQVRRGQGGREPEEAPVFTELKRESEEEKITFNLAKGSCSSADGLSKASVALGPSALKAAGSGKRKDAPSTSEAKEKKKSALGEIMEMEEQKKRSVRADHWLHPGIVIKVVTKRLGEKYHKKKGVVKEVQDKYTAVVKMIDSGDKLKLDQSHLETVIPAPGKRVLVLNGVYRDTEALLDSIDERKFSATLTLDSGRMKGRRVNGIAYEDFSKMA; the protein is encoded by the exons ATGGGGAAAGAGGGTTTTCTAAGCCCAAAGGCGATCGGGAATAGGATTAAAGCAAAAGGTCTTCAAAAATTGCGATGGTATTGTCAAATGTGCCAGAAACAATGTCGAGACGAG AATGGCTTCAAATGCCACTGCATGTCCGAGTCCCACCAGAGACAACTGCTGCTGGCCTCGGAGGACCCCAACAAGATCATGGACAACTTCTCACA GGAGTTCAAGAATGACTTTATTGAGCTGATTAAAAGACGCTTTG gaaccAAGCGAGTGCAAAACAACATTGTCTATAACGAGTACATCAATGACAGAGAGCATGTCCATATGAACTCCACTCAGTGGGAGACTCTCACTGAATTCACCAAGTGGCTGGGGAAAGAGG GTTTCTGTAAGGTGGATGAGACGCCCAAAGGCTGGTACATCCAGTACATCGACCGCGACCCAGAGACCATCCGGAGGCAGGAGGAGCTGGAGAGGAAGAAGAAGCAGGACCTTGATGACCAGGAGCGCAGTGCCAAGTTCATAGAGGAGCAGGTCCGCCGGGGCCAAGGGGGCAGGGAGCCAGAG GAAGCACCGGTTTTCACTGAGTTGAAACGAGAAAGTGAAGAAGAGAAAA TTACCTTCAATCTGGCCAAGGGCTCCTGTTCCTCTGCGGATGGCCTATCTAAAGCCAG TGTGGCCCTGGGTCCCAGTGCCCTGAAGGCAGCAGGTTCAGGGAAAAGGAAAGATGCGCCCTCCACCTCAGAAGCCAAAGAGAAGAAGAAATCAGCCCTGGGTGAGATCATGGAG ATGGAGGAGCAGAAGAAGAGGTCTGTGAGAGCGGACCACTGGCTGCACCCCGGCATCGTAATCAAAGTTGTTACCAAGAGACTGGGGGAGAAGTACCACAAGAAGAAAGGAGTCGTCAAG GAGGTGCAGGATAAATACACGGCCGTAGTGAAGATGATTGACTCAGGGGACAAACTGAAACTAGACCAGAGTCACCTGGAGACAGTCATCCCTGCACCAG GTAAACGGGTCCTGGTTCTGAACGGTgtgtacagagacacagaggcccTACTGGACTCCATAGACGAGAGAAAGTTCAGTGCCACCCTCACACTTGACTCG GGTCGGATGAAAGGGAGGAGGGTGAACGGGATTGCCTATGAGGATTTCTCTAAAATGGCCTGA
- the LOC120050072 gene encoding ATP synthase subunit gamma, mitochondrial-like isoform X2, which produces MFARTSALVFLPQCGQVRNMVTLKDITIRLKSIKNIQKITKSMKMVAAAKYARAERQLKPARVYGNGAVALYEKAEIKAPEGVANKHLLIGVSSDRGLCGAVHSNVAKAIKAKIATLTGEGKEVMVVNVGDKLRNILQRTHGNYLLLSCKEVGRKPPTFTDASIVATELLNMGYEFDQGAVIYNRFRSVISYKTDEKPIFSIDTVANSENMGIYDDIDADVLRNYQEFALINIIYFGMKESTTSEQSARMTAMDSASKNASEMIDKLTLTFNRTRQAVITKELIEIISGAAAL; this is translated from the exons ATGTTCGCCAGGACCAGCGCGTTGGTGTTCCTCCCACAATG tgGGCAGGTCAGGAACATGGTTACCTTGAAGGACA TCACCATCCGTTTGAAGTCCATCAAGAACATCCAAAAGATCACCAAGTCCATGAAGATGGTGGCCGCTGCTAAGTATGCCCGCGCTGAGAGGCAGCTGAAGCCCGCCCGTGTCTATGGAAACGGCGCCGTGG CCCTGTACGAGAAGGCTGAGATCAAGGCCCCAGAGGGAGTGGCCAACAAGCACCTCCTGATTGGTGTGTCGTCTGACCGTGGTCTCTGTGGCGCCGTCCATTCCAACGTGGCCAAGGCCATCAAGGCCAAGATTGCCACCCTCACCGGCGAGGGCAAGGAGGTGATGGTAGTCAATGTGGGGGACAAGCTGAGGAACATCCTGCAGAG GACACACGGCAATTACCTGCTGCTCAGCTGCAAGGAGGTGGGCCGCAAGCCCCCCACCTTTACCGATGCTTCCATCGTCGCCACAGAGCTGCTCAACATGGGCTACGAGTTTGACCAGGGTGCTGTCATCTACAACAGATTCAG GTCTGTGATCTCCTACAAGACTGATGAGAAGCCCATCTTCTCCATTGATACTGTTGCTAATTCAG AGAACATGGGCATCTATGATGACATTGATGCTGACGTGCTGAGGAACTACCAGGAGTTTGCCCTGATCAACATCATCTACTTTGGCATGAAGGAGTCCACAACCAGCGAGCAGAGTGCCAGGATGACCGCTATGGACAGCGCCAGCAAGAACGCCT CTGAGATGATTGACAAGCTGACCCTCACCTTCAACCGTACCAGGCAGGCTGTCATCACCAAGGAGCTCATTGAGATCATCTCCGGAGCTGCTGCCCTGTGA
- the LOC120050072 gene encoding ATP synthase subunit gamma, mitochondrial-like isoform X1, whose protein sequence is MFARTSALVFLPQCGQVRNMVTLKDITIRLKSIKNIQKITKSMKMVAAAKYARAERQLKPARVYGNGAVALYEKAEIKAPEGVANKHLLIGVSSDRGLCGAVHSNVAKAIKAKIATLTGEGKEVMVVNVGDKLRNILQRTHGNYLLLSCKEVGRKPPTFTDASIVATELLNMGYEFDQGAVIYNRFRSVISYKTDEKPIFSIDTVANSENMGIYDDIDADVLRNYQEFALINIIYFGMKESTTSEQSARMTAMDSASKNASEMIDKLTLTFNRTRQAVITKELIEIISGAAAL, encoded by the exons ATGTTCGCCAGGACCAGCGCGTTGGTGTTCCTCCCACAATG tgGGCAGGTCAGGAACATGGTTACCTTGAAGGACA TCACCATCCGTTTGAAGTCCATCAAGAACATCCAAAAGATCACCAAGTCCATGAAGATGGTGGCCGCTGCTAAGTATGCCCGCGCTGAGAGGCAGCTGAAGCCCGCCCGTGTCTATGGAAACGGCGCCGTGG CCCTGTACGAGAAGGCTGAGATCAAGGCCCCAGAGGGAGTGGCCAACAAGCACCTCCTGATTGGTGTGTCGTCTGACCGTGGTCTCTGTGGCGCCGTCCATTCCAACGTGGCCAAGGCCATCAAGGCCAAGATTGCCACCCTCACCGGCGAGGGCAAGGAGGTGATGGTAGTCAATGTGGGGGACAAGCTGAGGAACATCCTGCAGAG GACACACGGCAATTACCTGCTGCTCAGCTGCAAGGAGGTGGGCCGCAAGCCCCCCACCTTTACCGATGCTTCCATCGTCGCCACAGAGCTGCTCAACATGGGCTACGAGTTTGACCAGGGTGCTGTCATCTACAACAGATTCAG GTCTGTGATCTCCTACAAGACTGATGAGAAGCCCATCTTCTCCATTGATACTGTTGCTAATTCAG AGAACATGGGCATCTATGATGACATTGATGCTGACGTGCTGAGGAACTACCAGGAGTTTGCCCTGATCAACATCATCTACTTTGGCATGAAGGAGTCCACAACCAGCGAGCAGAGTGCCAGGATGACCGCTATGGACAGCGCCAGCAAGAACGCCT CTGAGATGATTGACAAGCTGACCCTCACCTTCAACCGTACCAGGCAGGCTGTCATCACCAAGGAGCTCATTGAGATCATCTCCGGAGCTGCTGCCCT ATAA